A genomic stretch from Budorcas taxicolor isolate Tak-1 chromosome 15, Takin1.1, whole genome shotgun sequence includes:
- the HSPB2 gene encoding heat shock protein beta-2, whose protein sequence is MSGRSVPHAHPATAEYEFANPSRLGEQRFGEGLLPEEILTPTLYHGYYVRPRAAPAGEGGRAGASELRLSEGKFQAFLDVSHFTPDEVTVRTVDNLLEVSARHPQRLDRHGFVSREFCRTYVLPADVDPWRVRAALSHDGILNLEAPRGGRHLDTEVNEVYVSLLPAPPDPEEEEEAVGVEP, encoded by the exons ATGTCGGGCCGCTCGGTACCACATGCCCACCCGGCCACCGCCGAGTACGAGTTTGCCAACCCGAGCCGCCTGGGCGAGCAGCGCTTCGGGGAAG GCCTCCTGCCAGAAGAGATCCTGACCCCTACCCTCTACCACGGCTACTATGTCCGGCCCCGGGCCGCGCCAGCTGGGGAGGGCGGCCGGGCAGGGGCCTCCGAGCTTCGGCTCAGCGAGGGCAAGTTCCAGGCGTTTCTGGACGTGAGCCACTTTACCCCAGATGAGGTGACCGTGAGGACTGTGGACAACCTCCTGGAGGTGTCCGCCCGGCACCCGCAGCGCCTGGACCGCCACGGCTTCGTGTCGCGCGAGTTCTGCCGCACCTACGTCCTGCCCGCTGACGTTGACCCCTGGCGGGTCCGCGCCGCGCTCTCCCACGACGGCATCCTCAACCTGGAGGCGCCTCGGGGCGGCCGACATTTGGACACAGAGGTCAACGAGGTCTACGTCTCCCTGCTCCCAGCGCCCCCTGatccagaggaggaggaggaggccgtCGGTGTTGAGCCCTGA
- the CRYAB gene encoding alpha-crystallin B chain, producing MDIAIHHPWIRRPFFPFHSPSRLFDQFFGEHLLESDLFPASTSLSPFYLRPPSFLRAPSWIDTGLSEMRLEKDRFSVNLDVKHFSPEELKVKVLGDVIEVHGKHEERQDEHGFISREFHRKYRIPADVDPLTITSSLSSDGVLTVNGPRKQASGPERTIPITREEKPAVTAAPKK from the exons ATGGATATCGCCATCCACCACCCCTGGATCCGCCGCCCCTTCTTCCCTTTCCACTCTCCCAGCCGCCTCTTTGACCAGTTCTTTGGTGAGCACCTGTTGGAGTCTGATCTCTTCCCAGCTTCTACTTCCCTGAGCCCCTTCTACCTTCGGCCGCCCTCATTTCTGCGGGCACCCAGCTGGATTGACACTGGCCTCTCAGAG ATGCGTCTGGAGAAGGACAGATTCTCTGTCAACCTGGATGTGAAGCACTTCTCCCCAGAGGAACTCAAGGTCAAGGTGCTGGGAGATGTGATTGAGGTGCATGGCAAACATGAAGAGCGCCAG GATGAACATGGTTTTATCTCCCGAGAGTTCCACAGGAAATACCGGATCCCAGCTGACGTGGACCCGCTCACCATTACTTCATCCCTGTCGTCTGATGGGGTCCTCACTGTGAATGGACCAAGGAAACAGGCCTCCGGCCCTGAGCGCACCATTCCCATCACCCGTGAAGAGAAGCCGGCTGTCACTGCAGCCCCCAAGAAGTAG
- the CFAP68 gene encoding UPF0686 protein C11orf1 homolog: protein MTATDYHCYSEFFQRQVLACFLTNPHYGSLINADGHAEVWTDWNNMSKFFQYGWRCNTNEDAYSNRTLMGNWNQERYDLKNIVQPKPLPSQFGHYFETTYDTSYNNRRPLSTHRFKREPHWFPGHQPELVPPPYKCTEKSTYMSSYSKPQTDHHSVCVWNPSNCRFQSP from the exons ATGACTGCAACCGATTATCATTGTTATTCGGAGTTTTTCCAG AGACAGGTCCTCGCCTGTTTCCTTACAAACCCGCACTATGGCAGCCTCATTAATGCAGATGGCCATGCTGAAGTGTGGACGGACTGGAATAATATGTCCAagtttttccagtatggatggAGATGCAACACTAATGAAGATGCCTATTCAAACCGTACCCTGATGGGCAACTGGAACCAGGAAAGATATGACCTAAAGAATATCGTGCAGCCAAAACCCTTGCCTTCCCAG tttggaCACTACTTTGAAACAACATATGATACAAGCTACAACAACAGAAGGCCACTTTCAACCCATA GGTTTAAGCGAGAGCCTCACTGGTTCCCAGGACATCAACCTGAGCTGGTTCCTCCTCCATACAAATGCACAGAAAAGTCAACTTACATGAGTAGTTATTCAAAGCCTCAAACTGAtcatcactctgtgtgtgtgtggaatccTAGTAACTGCCGGTTTCAGAGTCCATGA